One Nitrospirota bacterium DNA window includes the following coding sequences:
- the ung gene encoding uracil-DNA glycosylase: protein MIPSIPPGWQSLLDAERRKPYFGKLDAFLDSEVASGQSVLPPSNDIFNALAATSYDQVRVLLVGQDPYPTPGYAHGLCFSVLSTIRPLPFSLRNVYRELHDDLGCRIPNNGYLEPWARQGVLMLNTVLTVRAHEANSHQGRGWEQFTDRMIELVAAKPIRVVFVLWGRKAQNKSPLITQSHHAVVACAHPSPLSVRNFYGCRCFSQINRNLVDAGVAPIDWQIPDV, encoded by the coding sequence ATGATCCCTTCGATCCCTCCAGGTTGGCAATCGTTGCTCGATGCTGAGAGGCGTAAACCCTACTTTGGCAAGCTCGATGCATTTCTGGACAGCGAAGTTGCAAGTGGACAGTCGGTCCTACCTCCCAGTAATGATATCTTCAACGCTTTAGCCGCAACATCTTATGATCAGGTACGTGTGCTCCTGGTCGGCCAGGATCCCTATCCAACGCCTGGGTATGCGCACGGGCTTTGTTTCTCCGTGCTTTCGACTATTCGCCCTTTGCCGTTTTCATTGCGCAATGTCTACCGAGAACTTCATGACGATCTTGGATGCCGGATTCCTAATAACGGGTATTTAGAGCCCTGGGCCAGGCAGGGCGTCCTCATGCTCAACACGGTCCTTACAGTCAGGGCACATGAGGCCAACTCGCATCAGGGACGTGGGTGGGAGCAATTTACCGACCGTATGATCGAGCTGGTTGCAGCGAAGCCAATACGAGTGGTTTTCGTGCTCTGGGGCCGCAAAGCACAGAATAAGTCGCCATTGATCACCCAATCTCACCACGCCGTGGTTGCTTGCGCACATCCTTCACCATTATCCGTCAGAAATTTCTACGGATGCCGCTGTTTCTCGCAGATCAATCGCAATCTTGTCGATGCCGGGGTAGCTCCTATTGATTGGCAGATTCCAGATGTTTAG
- a CDS encoding response regulator, which translates to MATILIIDDEESIRILLRSALEAAGHEVTEAANGRQGLELYRRKPTDLVITDILMPELNGLDMLLELTREFLNAKVVAISGAGGEKNVLDVAKLLGARQTFRKPFSMPQLLGAVRYELDH; encoded by the coding sequence ATGGCAACGATTCTGATCATCGATGATGAAGAGTCCATCCGTATTCTTCTCCGTTCCGCTCTGGAAGCGGCAGGGCATGAGGTTACGGAGGCTGCCAACGGCCGCCAGGGGCTTGAGTTGTACCGTCGGAAACCAACGGACTTGGTCATCACAGACATCCTCATGCCCGAGTTGAACGGGCTGGACATGCTTCTGGAGCTGACACGTGAATTCCTCAACGCCAAGGTGGTCGCCATCTCAGGTGCGGGAGGGGAAAAGAACGTGTTAGATGTCGCTAAGCTTCTCGGGGCACGACAGACGTTTCGGAAACCGTTTAGCATGCCTCAGCTGCTCGGTGCCGTGCGATACGAATTAGATCATTAG
- a CDS encoding proline--tRNA ligase, which produces MRTSQVLIPTLREEPVEAETVSHRLMLRAGLIRKVAAGIYTYLPLGLRVIRKVEQIIREEMNRAGAQELLMPIASPAELWQETGRWNFYGKELIRFKDRHEREFCLGPTHEEVITDLFRREVRSYRQMPLNFYQIQTKFRDEIRPRFGLMRGREFIMKDAYSFDQDEASARVSYQKMYDAYQRIFTRCGLTFRAVEADTGLIGGSSSHEFMVLADTGENTIVYSDTGTYAANVEQAEVLPPTEMDTEAPRPLRAVQTPRCRTVEEVTKFLNVSPAHLVKTLLYSTGKETVAVLIRGDHEANEIKIQRLLHVTDLELATPAAVEQVTGAPVGFAGPIGLKDVRIIADHAVKALRNMVVGGNQLDTHYVDANRERDFQVEQFADLRSACAGDPSPRKDGTLKATRGIEVGHVFMLGTKYSELMKASFLDAQGKECLAVMGCYGIGVGRTAASAIEQNHDDKGIIWPFPIAPFHVHLLPLTKSDQTAHVTAQLYDELQAAGLEVLWDDRDERAGVKFNDADLMGAPFQVVIGDKGLAEGVVEVKTRKDGVKLKMPPAQVAAHLTRTQTS; this is translated from the coding sequence ATGCGTACCTCTCAAGTCTTAATCCCGACATTGCGCGAAGAACCGGTCGAAGCGGAAACCGTCAGCCATAGGCTCATGCTCAGAGCGGGGCTGATTCGCAAAGTGGCAGCCGGCATCTATACCTATCTTCCGCTCGGACTCAGGGTCATCCGAAAAGTCGAACAGATCATTCGCGAGGAAATGAATCGGGCTGGGGCACAAGAACTTCTCATGCCCATTGCCTCTCCTGCAGAGCTGTGGCAGGAAACAGGCCGATGGAATTTCTACGGCAAGGAATTGATCCGTTTTAAAGATCGCCATGAGCGCGAGTTTTGTTTGGGACCGACCCATGAGGAAGTGATCACCGATTTATTCAGGCGCGAAGTCCGCTCCTATCGGCAGATGCCGCTGAACTTCTATCAGATCCAAACAAAGTTTCGCGACGAAATCCGCCCCCGCTTCGGGCTCATGCGGGGACGTGAGTTCATCATGAAGGACGCCTACAGCTTCGACCAGGATGAAGCGAGCGCCAGGGTCAGCTATCAGAAGATGTACGACGCCTATCAGCGTATTTTCACACGCTGCGGCCTGACCTTTCGTGCCGTAGAAGCCGACACCGGACTGATTGGCGGGAGCTCATCTCACGAGTTCATGGTGCTCGCCGATACGGGCGAGAACACCATCGTGTATAGCGATACCGGCACCTACGCCGCTAACGTCGAACAGGCCGAAGTGCTTCCTCCTACGGAGATGGACACCGAAGCACCCCGTCCCCTGCGTGCCGTCCAGACGCCCCGTTGCCGAACCGTCGAAGAAGTCACAAAATTCCTGAACGTCTCCCCTGCTCACCTCGTCAAAACGCTTCTCTACTCGACGGGGAAAGAGACCGTGGCCGTGCTGATCCGAGGCGACCATGAGGCCAATGAAATTAAGATTCAACGGCTTCTTCACGTGACGGATCTTGAGCTCGCGACACCCGCCGCTGTCGAGCAAGTCACGGGCGCGCCGGTCGGATTTGCCGGACCTATCGGGTTGAAAGATGTTCGGATTATCGCCGACCATGCGGTCAAAGCCTTGCGCAACATGGTCGTCGGCGGCAATCAACTTGATACGCACTATGTCGATGCGAATCGGGAGCGTGACTTTCAGGTCGAGCAGTTTGCCGACCTCCGCAGCGCCTGCGCAGGAGACCCGTCACCGAGAAAAGACGGGACGTTGAAAGCGACGCGGGGCATTGAAGTCGGGCACGTCTTTATGCTCGGCACCAAATACAGTGAGCTCATGAAGGCCTCCTTCCTGGATGCGCAAGGCAAAGAATGCCTCGCGGTGATGGGCTGTTACGGCATCGGAGTGGGACGGACTGCCGCATCGGCGATCGAACAGAACCATGACGACAAAGGCATTATTTGGCCCTTCCCCATTGCTCCATTCCATGTGCATCTCCTCCCGCTCACCAAGTCTGACCAAACGGCTCACGTCACCGCGCAGCTCTACGACGAACTGCAGGCCGCTGGACTTGAAGTCCTATGGGATGACCGGGATGAACGAGCAGGTGTGAAGTTCAACGATGCAGACCTCATGGGAGCCCCGTTCCAAGTCGTCATTGGCGACAAAGGCCTCGCCGAAGGAGTCGTGGAGGTCAAGACTCGGAAGGACGGAGTCAAACTCAAAATGCCTCCCGCTCAAGTTGCCGCTCATCTGACTCGCACCCAAACAAGTTAG
- a CDS encoding PilZ domain-containing protein has translation MGTESRRYPRHRIPAPFACSFARIGLQRWAAAERAGLGVVLDVSLNGAKVMSPASMNQGDQLAVSLRLPDQAATMNVDATVRWGNRHTFGVEFIALSPRVETRLRKFLSRVSSPQS, from the coding sequence ATGGGGACTGAGTCAAGACGATACCCGCGTCATCGTATTCCGGCACCATTCGCCTGTTCGTTCGCGCGCATTGGATTACAACGATGGGCAGCGGCTGAACGTGCAGGATTGGGCGTCGTGCTTGATGTGTCGTTGAACGGTGCGAAAGTCATGAGCCCCGCCTCCATGAATCAGGGGGATCAACTCGCAGTCAGTCTTCGCCTGCCGGATCAGGCTGCAACGATGAATGTTGATGCGACGGTGCGATGGGGTAATCGTCATACATTTGGAGTGGAATTTATTGCGCTCTCTCCACGTGTTGAAACTCGCCTGCGGAAATTTCTCTCCCGTGTTTCCTCGCCACAGTCATAA
- a CDS encoding fatty acid desaturase has protein sequence MTSTGLPIAISRRYNKVWTIILFCAIAIGAMIGVPLYGYVYHYSWLDWSLFGLLYVASGLGITVGYHRLMAHRSFDCPNWVKGTLLIAGAWALQNSAIKWASDHLRHHAHCDEVKDPYNAQLGFWHSHCGWLFTPDQYADPKYATRVANDPVAIWQHQHYPLLVLTGLAGTFLIGFLHNGIMGGIGCFLLAGVGRTFAVLNSTFCINSVCHLWGRQPHGTSDSSRDSWLVSLVTFGEGYHNYHHMYPTDYRNGHRWYHFDPSKWLILGLYSLGLATSLRTGSYVEDSLTRTT, from the coding sequence ATGACATCGACAGGACTTCCGATTGCGATCAGCCGACGCTACAACAAGGTCTGGACGATCATATTGTTTTGCGCCATTGCCATAGGTGCCATGATCGGAGTTCCGCTCTATGGATACGTTTATCACTATAGCTGGCTGGACTGGTCGCTCTTTGGACTCCTCTATGTTGCCAGTGGGCTGGGCATCACGGTCGGCTACCATCGGCTGATGGCCCACCGAAGCTTCGACTGCCCGAACTGGGTTAAGGGCACACTGTTAATCGCGGGTGCTTGGGCATTGCAAAACTCCGCTATCAAATGGGCATCCGATCATCTGCGACATCACGCACATTGCGACGAGGTCAAAGATCCGTACAACGCACAACTGGGATTCTGGCATAGCCACTGCGGATGGCTCTTTACCCCTGATCAATATGCCGACCCAAAATATGCGACGCGCGTCGCGAACGATCCCGTTGCGATCTGGCAACACCAACATTACCCGCTTCTGGTCCTTACGGGTTTGGCCGGCACATTTCTCATCGGTTTCCTCCACAACGGCATCATGGGCGGCATCGGCTGTTTTCTCCTCGCCGGTGTGGGACGAACGTTTGCCGTGCTCAACTCCACGTTTTGCATTAATTCCGTCTGCCATCTGTGGGGACGGCAGCCACACGGCACGTCTGACTCCAGCCGAGACAGCTGGCTCGTGTCTCTTGTGACGTTTGGCGAGGGGTACCATAACTACCATCATATGTATCCGACCGACTACCGAAACGGCCATCGCTGGTACCACTTTGATCCCTCGAAATGGCTCATCCTCGGACTCTACTCACTAGGACTTGCGACATCGCTGCGGACAGGCTCGTACGTCGAAGACTCGCTCACTCGGACAACCTAA
- a CDS encoding RNA-binding protein has protein sequence MGSKLYVGGLPYAATESQLTTLFAAHGTVESARVITDKFTGQSRGFGFVEMATQEEAKAAIAALNGSQMDGRPLTVNEAKPQEPRTGGGSGGGGGRFGGGGGGGDRGGRSRF, from the coding sequence ATGGGTTCAAAACTTTATGTCGGCGGGTTGCCGTATGCGGCAACTGAATCACAGCTCACCACCCTCTTTGCCGCGCATGGCACCGTCGAGTCTGCGCGCGTGATCACGGACAAGTTCACCGGGCAATCACGAGGCTTCGGCTTCGTCGAGATGGCCACACAAGAAGAAGCCAAGGCCGCGATTGCGGCGTTGAACGGCTCACAGATGGACGGACGTCCCCTGACTGTCAATGAAGCCAAGCCACAAGAACCACGTACCGGCGGCGGTAGCGGTGGTGGCGGTGGTCGTTTTGGCGGCGGTGGCGGCGGTGGCGATCGCGGCGGTCGCAGCCGCTTCTAA
- a CDS encoding PilZ domain-containing protein: MEQLPYRSSGSNKFRRHSRVRISAPFACALSRRQARHWLRRPPIDLGVVYDLSICGARVSTEAEIKPGDEITLSLRLPKQIKPAEIAVATVQWTKDQFFGLAFTELSPAAQSRLEKYVAVMSASVA; encoded by the coding sequence ATGGAACAACTCCCATATCGATCCTCTGGCTCGAATAAGTTTCGCCGACATTCTCGAGTGCGCATCTCTGCTCCGTTCGCCTGTGCTTTGTCTCGCCGTCAGGCCAGGCATTGGTTACGTCGGCCTCCTATCGACCTGGGTGTGGTCTACGATCTTTCAATATGCGGGGCGCGAGTCAGTACAGAGGCTGAGATCAAGCCTGGAGATGAAATCACATTGAGCCTGCGTCTTCCCAAACAAATCAAACCTGCCGAAATTGCCGTGGCTACGGTGCAGTGGACAAAGGATCAATTTTTCGGCCTGGCTTTTACGGAGTTGTCTCCAGCTGCACAGAGCCGTCTGGAAAAGTATGTGGCGGTCATGTCAGCGAGCGTCGCATAA
- a CDS encoding GspE/PulE family protein: protein MQANPIPQNLQELQQKVASTENIKRIADQINAASNLDHILLDLHTDILSLFDAEDLTIYAFDSDKKEIFSKVPHIDSVEEIRIPITEQSLPGFCAKYLRPVNIADAYNIAELQGVHPALLHDNSYDKRTGFKTKQVLTYPIVAENKYLMGVLQLLNKKSGARFTRKDEESVAEIAKALGIAFFNLRKVSKKNPTKFDLLVTNSRITQNELDNALAESKKGVSDFESILIEKYKVPKLEIGKSFAQFHKCPYIEYSDRTIVDVELLKNLNVDYLRKNHWMPLKRDRTAIEILTDDPGDLDRVADIKRTFPGLNIRFAVSLRRDIAQFLSSATGQGQGDTGSTRKLDENVSDILGELVNEAQEAAAEDAGGGLDENDNAIVRLANQIIADAYRQGASDIHVEPYGEKRETLVRFRVDGDCFEYMKIPQSYRRAIVSRLKIMASLDIAERRKPQDGKIKFKLSENKEIELRVATIPTAGYNEDVVMRLLAASEPLPLDKMGFSDRNLAAIKEIAAKPYGIILCVGPTGSGKTTTLHSVLGFINTPDIKIWTAEDPVEITQYGLRQVQVQPKIDFTFAKAMRAFLRADPDVIMVGEMRDKETAEIGIEASLTGHLVMSTLHTNSAVETVTRLLDMGCDSFSFADAMLGVLAQRLTRRICKDCKEQYVGTAVEYEEIRQGYGPENWDKLGIPQDNTFRLARGKGCETCNRTGFKGRVALHELLLGSDRIKRMIQSKAKTEEMVKAAIEDGMTTLMQDGVQKTLLGHTTFKEVKAVAIK from the coding sequence ATGCAAGCCAATCCCATCCCGCAAAACCTCCAGGAGCTGCAGCAAAAAGTTGCCTCTACCGAAAACATCAAACGTATCGCTGACCAAATCAATGCCGCCAGCAATCTCGACCATATTCTCCTCGACTTGCATACAGACATCCTCAGTCTCTTTGACGCCGAAGATCTCACTATCTATGCGTTTGATTCGGACAAGAAAGAAATTTTCTCGAAAGTCCCTCACATCGATAGCGTCGAGGAAATCCGCATCCCCATCACGGAACAAAGCCTGCCCGGGTTCTGCGCGAAATATCTCCGCCCTGTAAATATCGCCGACGCATACAACATTGCGGAGCTGCAGGGCGTTCACCCTGCACTCCTGCACGACAACTCCTACGACAAGCGAACCGGATTCAAAACCAAGCAGGTCTTGACCTATCCGATCGTGGCAGAAAATAAGTATTTAATGGGTGTGCTCCAACTGCTCAACAAGAAAAGTGGCGCCCGCTTTACCAGAAAAGATGAAGAGTCTGTCGCCGAAATAGCAAAAGCCCTCGGCATTGCCTTCTTCAATCTTCGCAAGGTTTCAAAAAAGAACCCGACCAAGTTCGATCTTCTGGTGACGAATAGCCGTATCACTCAAAACGAACTGGACAATGCCCTCGCCGAATCCAAGAAAGGCGTGTCAGACTTCGAGAGCATCTTGATCGAAAAATACAAGGTGCCCAAGCTTGAGATCGGCAAATCGTTCGCGCAGTTTCACAAATGCCCCTACATCGAGTACAGCGATCGAACGATTGTCGATGTCGAACTCCTCAAAAATCTCAACGTCGACTACCTCAGAAAAAACCATTGGATGCCCCTCAAGCGGGATAGAACCGCCATCGAGATTTTGACGGACGACCCCGGCGATCTCGACCGTGTTGCAGATATCAAGCGCACGTTTCCAGGCCTCAACATTCGGTTTGCCGTCAGCCTCCGCCGTGATATTGCGCAATTCCTCAGCTCCGCCACAGGACAGGGACAGGGCGATACCGGCAGCACCAGAAAGCTGGACGAAAACGTCTCCGACATTCTCGGCGAACTCGTCAACGAAGCCCAAGAAGCCGCAGCGGAAGACGCCGGAGGCGGGCTCGACGAAAACGACAACGCCATCGTCCGGCTGGCGAATCAAATCATTGCCGATGCCTATCGCCAGGGCGCCTCAGACATTCACGTCGAACCCTATGGCGAAAAACGTGAGACCCTTGTTCGTTTCCGGGTCGACGGCGATTGTTTCGAATACATGAAGATCCCTCAGAGTTATCGCCGGGCCATCGTGTCGCGCCTGAAGATTATGGCCAGCCTCGACATTGCAGAACGGCGCAAACCTCAGGACGGCAAGATCAAGTTTAAACTATCGGAAAACAAGGAAATCGAGTTGCGCGTCGCAACGATTCCGACTGCTGGATATAACGAAGACGTGGTCATGCGTCTACTCGCAGCCAGTGAGCCCTTGCCTCTCGACAAGATGGGATTTTCAGACCGGAATCTCGCGGCGATCAAAGAGATCGCGGCAAAACCCTATGGCATCATTCTCTGCGTCGGACCTACTGGATCCGGAAAAACCACGACCCTCCATTCCGTGCTCGGCTTCATCAATACACCGGATATCAAGATCTGGACGGCAGAAGACCCCGTCGAAATCACGCAATACGGACTTCGGCAAGTGCAGGTTCAACCCAAGATCGATTTCACCTTTGCCAAAGCCATGCGCGCATTTCTTCGAGCAGACCCAGACGTGATTATGGTTGGAGAAATGCGAGATAAAGAAACGGCTGAAATCGGCATTGAAGCCTCATTGACCGGACACCTCGTCATGAGCACACTCCACACCAACAGCGCGGTGGAGACGGTCACCAGGCTTCTGGATATGGGTTGCGACTCCTTTAGTTTTGCCGATGCGATGTTAGGAGTCCTTGCCCAGCGCCTCACTCGCCGGATCTGCAAGGACTGCAAGGAACAATACGTCGGAACTGCAGTTGAGTATGAGGAGATTCGCCAGGGGTACGGACCTGAAAATTGGGACAAGCTGGGCATCCCGCAGGACAATACTTTCCGCCTGGCACGCGGAAAGGGATGCGAGACCTGCAATCGCACAGGCTTTAAGGGACGCGTGGCCCTGCACGAACTGCTCCTAGGATCGGACCGCATCAAACGCATGATTCAGTCGAAAGCCAAAACTGAAGAGATGGTGAAGGCAGCCATCGAAGACGGCATGACGACCCTCATGCAGGACGGGGTCCAGAAAACCCTCCTTGGCCACACCACATTCAAAGAAGTGAAGGCCGTGGCGATCAAGTAG
- a CDS encoding class I SAM-dependent methyltransferase has protein sequence MSERTADVSARWPLPPDDYWSTPFAESLLQHVDLRPGLSILDIASGHGIPAFYLAEQVGLTGNVLAVDLSGRQVESARVIQGKHLPWLRFECQDMRALPSHLPCFDRITGNLSVMFFRPNRFDVLQGLLEHLKPGGQLVLTFPSLGTFDSLWRRIDQEMAVGGLLAERRRLEAYLAERPSAEDVRGWLERLHLTRMTVAEYPLEVATGAGQSFLQHPLLRGGFLDDAYECFDDQKLANEVMTRVSEDVESFTPLIAQRCVLSGWKS, from the coding sequence ATGAGTGAACGTACAGCTGATGTGAGTGCCCGGTGGCCTCTCCCTCCCGACGACTATTGGTCCACTCCCTTTGCTGAGTCGTTATTGCAGCATGTAGATCTTCGTCCAGGGCTGTCCATTCTCGACATTGCTTCCGGGCATGGGATCCCTGCGTTCTATTTGGCCGAGCAGGTGGGGCTCACCGGGAACGTCTTGGCTGTCGATCTCAGTGGACGCCAAGTGGAGAGCGCGCGAGTCATCCAAGGCAAACATCTTCCGTGGCTACGGTTTGAGTGTCAGGACATGCGTGCCTTGCCTTCGCACTTGCCCTGTTTCGATCGCATTACGGGCAACCTGTCCGTCATGTTTTTCCGCCCGAACCGTTTCGATGTCCTCCAGGGATTACTGGAGCATCTCAAGCCTGGAGGTCAGCTGGTGCTGACGTTTCCTTCGCTAGGCACGTTTGATTCACTCTGGCGTCGGATCGACCAAGAGATGGCTGTTGGTGGACTCTTGGCTGAGCGTCGTCGGCTTGAGGCCTATCTTGCTGAACGTCCGTCGGCCGAAGACGTTCGTGGTTGGCTGGAGCGGCTGCATCTGACGCGCATGACGGTGGCTGAGTATCCTTTGGAAGTGGCAACTGGAGCGGGCCAGTCGTTTCTTCAACATCCGCTACTTCGTGGTGGATTTCTTGATGATGCGTACGAATGTTTTGATGATCAGAAATTGGCGAATGAAGTCATGACAAGGGTGTCTGAAGATGTGGAAAGCTTCACGCCACTCATTGCGCAGCGATGTGTGTTGTCCGGCTGGAAGTCTTAG
- a CDS encoding RNA-binding protein — translation MGKRVLYVGGLPDKVSDCELRGLFASYGLVARAYVVRFKHTGKSAGYGFVEMGSGEQALSAVVALEGTEWEGHLLRLYVTPYANQPA, via the coding sequence ATGGGGAAACGAGTCCTATACGTGGGAGGACTCCCGGACAAGGTCTCAGACTGCGAGCTACGCGGGCTGTTCGCTTCCTATGGACTGGTTGCCAGAGCCTATGTGGTCCGGTTCAAACATACAGGAAAGTCCGCCGGATACGGATTCGTCGAAATGGGGTCCGGTGAACAGGCATTGAGCGCCGTGGTGGCCCTTGAAGGCACCGAATGGGAGGGACACCTCCTCAGGCTATACGTGACTCCCTATGCAAACCAACCAGCTTAA
- a CDS encoding DEAD/DEAH box helicase has product MDTSVHTSFHTLGLSEPLLRDLTAAGLLVPTPIQAQAIPPALEGRDVIGCAQTGTGKTAAFVVPMIERLAVLPKGHPQALILAPTRELALQIFGSIEKLGRSHNISATVIVGGSDMQAQIRGLRQRPDILVATPGRLLDHMWNGTVNMAPIKILVLDEADRMLDMGFAPQINQILDALPLERQTLLFSATLPTDVTRLVQASLKDAVRVMVTPHSTTAEGVTQAVHYTSPQEKTNLLVSLLGVERGTVLVFARTKSRVDRLGQTLEQAGHRVAVIHGDRTLPQRLRALDGFKRGQVRILVATDVAARGIDVANIGHVVNYDLPNSPEDYIHRIGRTARMKMTGRATSFVTADDRDQLRAIETLLGHAVPLAGGSPGPSDRAHSRVGADRSRGDRQRWARPGEDRRQQQAGPVVPEGS; this is encoded by the coding sequence GTGGATACCTCTGTTCACACGAGTTTTCACACCCTTGGTTTGTCCGAGCCGCTTCTGCGTGATTTAACGGCAGCCGGGTTGTTGGTTCCTACTCCCATTCAAGCCCAGGCCATTCCCCCAGCTCTTGAGGGCCGTGACGTGATCGGGTGCGCACAAACCGGTACGGGGAAGACGGCGGCATTTGTGGTGCCAATGATCGAGCGCCTCGCAGTCCTGCCAAAAGGTCATCCCCAGGCATTGATTCTCGCGCCAACGAGAGAGTTGGCGCTGCAGATTTTTGGCTCAATCGAGAAGCTCGGTCGTAGCCACAATATCTCTGCCACGGTTATCGTCGGTGGGAGCGACATGCAGGCGCAGATTCGAGGGCTGCGTCAGCGGCCCGATATCCTGGTTGCCACGCCGGGCCGTTTGCTGGATCATATGTGGAACGGGACGGTCAATATGGCCCCCATTAAGATCCTGGTGCTTGATGAGGCCGATCGAATGCTTGATATGGGCTTTGCTCCACAGATCAATCAGATCCTTGACGCGCTCCCGTTGGAGCGGCAGACGTTACTTTTCTCCGCCACGCTTCCGACGGACGTGACTCGCTTGGTTCAGGCGAGCTTGAAGGATGCCGTTCGTGTGATGGTGACGCCGCATTCGACGACGGCAGAGGGTGTGACCCAGGCGGTGCATTATACATCGCCCCAGGAGAAGACCAATCTGTTGGTGTCGTTGTTAGGGGTGGAACGAGGGACCGTTCTCGTATTTGCCAGGACAAAGAGTCGGGTCGATCGACTCGGGCAAACGCTTGAACAGGCGGGTCACCGCGTTGCGGTAATCCATGGAGACCGAACGCTGCCTCAGCGCCTTCGTGCTCTCGATGGATTTAAGCGAGGACAGGTCAGAATCCTTGTCGCGACGGATGTGGCAGCCCGTGGGATTGATGTGGCGAATATCGGTCACGTGGTGAATTACGATTTGCCCAACTCGCCGGAGGACTACATTCATCGTATCGGGCGGACAGCCAGGATGAAGATGACCGGGCGAGCGACTAGTTTTGTGACCGCCGATGATCGCGATCAATTGCGCGCGATTGAAACGTTGTTAGGTCATGCGGTACCGCTTGCAGGGGGAAGTCCTGGCCCTAGTGATCGTGCGCATTCGAGAGTGGGAGCTGATCGTTCAAGAGGTGATCGTCAGCGTTGGGCTCGTCCAGGTGAGGACCGACGTCAGCAGCAGGCTGGTCCTGTCGTGCCAGAGGGAAGCTAG